One part of the Rutidosis leptorrhynchoides isolate AG116_Rl617_1_P2 chromosome 1, CSIRO_AGI_Rlap_v1, whole genome shotgun sequence genome encodes these proteins:
- the LOC139868669 gene encoding protein MICRORCHIDIA 2-like has product MSRELQNNAVAGDRRLENRSFWKAGAFDIGPTKWTPNQGELEHARVHPKFLHSNATSHKWAFGAIAELLDNAVDEINNGATFIKVDRIFTKGDNSSALLFIDDGGGMDPDGMRKCMSLGYSTKKTNNTIGQYGNGFKTSTMRLGADVIVFSRAYRNGKATQSVGLLSYTFLRKTGQDDVIVPMIDFDISRHWAEPILYGTQDDWSTNLKTILEWSPFASKDDLIQQFEDIGSHGTKIMIYNLWLNDEGIYELNFDEDDEDIKLRDEAARLGKLSRKAADTQAHISYRLLHSLRAYASMLYLRKFKNFKIILRGKPVEQFIVADDLKYSEVVTYRPQVSSVKEAVAETTLGFIKEAPAIGVTGFNIYHKNRLIRPFWKVTGEGNSKGYGIVGVLEANFIEPAHDKQDFERSSVFSRLEQKLKQMQMDYWRRKSHFIGHQPDPSFVRKMQKTGDVPLQMQGVPDFNDNPRPDLSGSQIRIRERNDDVHVVRAPPGFVTGGFDQQVACGDNSSRDIDQMCDENIQLFMRCEGYIQSTNELKNTVADLEKKVAETNMKCAEISSRIEFLRKQKLVK; this is encoded by the exons ATGTCCAGGGAACTTCAGAATAACGCTGTTGCCGGTGATCGGAGATTAGAGAACCGGAGTTTTTGGAAAGCCGGAGCTTTTGATATTGGTCCAACTAAATGGACTCCCAATCAAG GTGAATTGGAACATGCTCGTGTGCATCCAAAGTTTCTTCATTCTAATGCCACTTCACACAAATGGGCTTTTGGAG CAATTGCTGAGCTTTTGGATAATGCTGTTGATGAG ATCAATAATGGAGCAACATTTATAAAGGTTGACAGGATATTCACAAAAGGAGACAATTCTTCTGCTTTGCTTTTTATTG ATGATGGAGGTGGTATGGATCCAGATGGCATGCGCAAGTGCATGAGTTTGGGATACTCAACCAAGAAGACAAACAACACGATTGGCCAAT ATGGTAATGGGTTTAAGACAAGCACTATGCGTTTAGGAGCTGATGTCATTGTTTTTAGTCGTGCTTATCGTAATGG CAAAGCAACCCAAAGTGTTGGTCTTTTATCCTATACGTTTCTACGCAAAACTGGTCAGGATGATGTCATCGTTCCAATG ATTGATTTTGATATCTCGAGGCATTGGGCAGAACCTATATTATATGGCACACAAGACGATTGGTCTACTAACTTGAAGACGATTCTTGAATGGTCTCCATTCGCCTCAAAAGATGACCTAATTCAACAG TTTGAAGATATTGGGTCGCATGGAACAAAGATAATGATTTACAACTTATGGCTCAATGATGAAGGTATCTACGAATTAAACTTCGATGAAGATGATGAG gatataaaaTTGAGAGACGAGGCTGCCCGTTTGGGTAAATTGAGCAGAAAAGCGGCTGATACACAAGCTCATATTTCGTACCGCCTTCTTCATTCATTAAGG GCATATGCTTCAATGTTGTACCTTAGAAAGTTTAAAAACTTCAAAATAATCCTAAGGGGGAAACCAGTTGAGCAGTTCATTGTGGCCGATGATTTGAAATATAGCGAAGTAGTCACTTACAGGCCACAAGTTTCTTCAGTCAAAGAG GCTGTTGCAGAGACAACCCTTGGATTTATTAAAGAAGCACCAGCTATAGGAGTTACGGGATTCAACATATACCATAAAAACCGTCTTATCCGG CCTTTCTGGAAAGTAACCGGTGAGGGAAATTCTAAGGGATATGGAATTGTTG GAGTTCTTGAAGCAAATTTCATAGAACCAGCACATGACAAGCAGGATTTTGAAAGATCGTCTGTATTTTCAAGGCTGGAACAGAAGCTAAAACAGATGCAAATGGACTATTG GAGAAGGAAAAGTCACTTTATTGGTCACCAGCCAGATCCTAGTTTTGTGCGTAAAATGCAGAAAACTGGTGATGTACCGCTTCAAATGCAAGGCGTTCCCGATTTTAATGATAACCCGAGACCCGATTTGAGTGGTTCACAAATAAGGATCCGTGAGAGAAACGATGACGTACATGTAGTTCGTGCTCCTCCTGGATTCGTAACT GGGGGTTTTGATCAACAAGTTGCATGTGGTGATAATAGTTCAAGGGATATTGATCAAATGTGTGATGAAAACATTCAACTATTCATGAG GTGTGAGGGGTATATTCAAAGCACGAATGAGTTGAAAAATACG GTTGCGGATTTAGAGAAAAAGGTTGCAGAGACTAATATGAAATGTGCTGAAATTTCTTCACGTATCGAGTTTCTAAGAAAGCAGAAACTTGTAAAATGA